Proteins encoded in a region of the Cytobacillus pseudoceanisediminis genome:
- the argC gene encoding N-acetyl-gamma-glutamyl-phosphate reductase, producing the protein MNVSIIGTTGYGGAELLRILKQHPEFNIKSIHSTKEDLPIWNEYPHLYEIIDKNLQGIDPAQIADQSDIVFLATPSGVSGKLAENFSGKNIKVIDLSGDLRIPAQAYLEWYKHTPANESLVEKAVYGLPEWHHDEIASAEIISNPGCYPTAALLSLAPVVKENLIKPDSIVVDAKSGVSGAGRALSRSTSYAEANENLRVYKVNQHQHTPEIEQQLMKWNSALKPITFTTHLLPITRGIMTTSYVQLTKEYTSSQILELYQSVYEKQPFIRIRPENSFPSVKEVAGSNFCDIGVHVDSRTGRLTIVSVIDNLMKGAAGQAVQNANIMSKLDEKAGLGFVPLYP; encoded by the coding sequence ATGAACGTTTCAATCATCGGAACAACCGGATATGGGGGTGCGGAATTGCTCCGTATCCTTAAACAGCATCCAGAATTTAATATTAAATCGATTCATTCAACGAAAGAAGATCTGCCCATTTGGAATGAATATCCCCATCTATATGAAATCATTGACAAGAACTTACAGGGGATTGATCCAGCTCAAATAGCAGACCAGTCTGATATTGTTTTTCTGGCAACACCATCTGGAGTATCAGGGAAACTTGCTGAAAATTTTTCAGGCAAGAATATAAAGGTAATTGACCTTTCCGGTGATCTTCGAATCCCAGCTCAAGCCTATCTGGAGTGGTATAAACACACTCCTGCTAACGAATCTCTGGTAGAAAAAGCAGTATATGGGCTTCCTGAGTGGCATCATGACGAAATAGCTTCCGCAGAAATCATATCTAATCCTGGGTGCTATCCAACAGCTGCTCTGTTAAGTCTTGCACCAGTTGTAAAAGAAAATTTAATAAAGCCCGATAGCATTGTGGTCGATGCAAAGTCCGGTGTGTCAGGGGCAGGAAGGGCGCTTTCAAGATCAACAAGCTATGCAGAAGCTAATGAAAACCTGCGTGTTTATAAGGTAAACCAGCACCAGCATACACCTGAGATCGAACAGCAGCTGATGAAATGGAATTCCGCTCTAAAGCCGATTACATTCACGACCCATCTTCTTCCTATCACAAGAGGCATTATGACAACCAGCTATGTTCAGCTGACAAAAGAATACACTTCTTCTCAAATTCTTGAACTTTATCAATCAGTTTATGAAAAACAGCCGTTTATTCGAATTCGTCCTGAAAATTCTTTCCCTTCCGTAAAAGAGGTGGCAGGCTCTAATTTTTGCGATATAGGTGTTCATGTGGATTCCAGAACGGGCAGACTGACAATAGTTTCAGTGATTGATAATTTAATGAAGGGAGCAGCCGGGCAGGCTGTACAAAATGCCAATATTATGAGCAAATTGGATGAAAAAGCAGGTCTCGGATTTGTACCGCTCTATCCATAA
- a CDS encoding YwiC-like family protein, whose protein sequence is MKLFMPKQHGAWAMLILPFWLGAAASDIIWSHIPFFLGWILLYLATYPGLLLFKRKRMAFYAKWAIIYLVPAILLLLFPLLARPSIIIFGLLMIPFFIINARYSSNNRDRALGNDFSAISAFSIAGLASSYLPHGEITPLAWTVFAASISFFAGSTFYVKSMIREKKNISFKWISWIFHAAVPILWLLAGGWIVSAAFLPSLFRSITFYGKSFTPKKIGIYEIANAAIFFFMLLLAIHN, encoded by the coding sequence ATGAAGTTATTTATGCCAAAACAGCATGGAGCCTGGGCAATGCTGATCCTGCCATTTTGGCTCGGGGCGGCGGCATCTGATATTATTTGGTCTCATATCCCGTTTTTTTTAGGATGGATATTATTATATCTGGCTACTTATCCTGGCCTTCTTCTATTTAAAAGAAAAAGGATGGCTTTTTATGCAAAGTGGGCTATTATTTATTTGGTTCCGGCTATTTTACTGCTATTATTCCCTTTACTGGCAAGGCCGTCGATTATCATATTTGGACTTCTTATGATTCCTTTTTTTATCATTAATGCACGCTATTCGTCTAATAACAGAGATAGGGCATTGGGTAACGACTTTAGTGCCATTAGTGCCTTTTCCATAGCAGGCCTTGCGAGCAGCTATTTGCCGCATGGGGAAATTACACCGCTGGCCTGGACAGTATTTGCAGCTTCCATTTCATTTTTTGCCGGAAGCACCTTCTATGTAAAATCAATGATCAGGGAAAAGAAAAACATTTCCTTCAAATGGATTTCGTGGATCTTTCATGCTGCGGTACCGATCCTCTGGCTGCTGGCAGGTGGATGGATTGTATCTGCAGCGTTTCTTCCCAGCCTTTTTCGGTCCATTACATTTTATGGGAAATCATTTACACCTAAAAAAATTGGGATATATGAAATTGCGAATGCAGCCATATTCTTTTTCATGTTATTACTTGCCATTCATAATTAA
- the mobB gene encoding molybdopterin-guanine dinucleotide biosynthesis protein B — MAMVKEPVIFQVSGYQNSGKTTLVNKIISGLKGKGLSVVTIKHHGHGGKPETPEGKDSSNHIESGADASIVEGGGRLLLQAEKKSWSLEEQINIAVQLQPDVVLIEGHKKASYPKALMLRSDEDRYLIEELTNICALFCWEDKVIKHKAADLETPFFSIRDPKGTEWIIEYLVSESKKKK, encoded by the coding sequence ATGGCCATGGTAAAGGAACCTGTTATTTTTCAGGTATCCGGCTATCAAAACAGTGGAAAAACAACATTGGTTAACAAAATAATTTCCGGATTAAAAGGGAAGGGCCTTTCTGTCGTTACCATTAAGCATCATGGTCATGGAGGCAAACCCGAAACCCCAGAAGGAAAGGATTCCAGCAATCATATTGAATCAGGAGCAGACGCTTCAATTGTTGAGGGTGGCGGCAGACTGCTTTTACAAGCTGAGAAGAAAAGCTGGAGCCTGGAGGAGCAAATTAATATTGCCGTGCAGCTGCAGCCTGATGTAGTGCTTATTGAAGGTCATAAAAAGGCTTCATACCCTAAAGCACTCATGCTCAGAAGTGATGAAGATAGGTACCTTATAGAGGAACTGACAAATATCTGTGCACTCTTCTGCTGGGAAGATAAAGTGATTAAGCACAAGGCTGCAGATTTGGAAACTCCGTTTTTCAGCATCCGTGATCCCAAAGGCACTGAGTGGATTATTGAGTATTTAGTGAGCGAAAGTAAGAAAAAGAAATAA
- a CDS encoding molybdopterin molybdotransferase MoeA: protein MLEKRTPIPVGEAVKKIMAYQLKGSAEYISINESNGRFLAEDLKATHDVPHFDRSPYDGFAVRSADTKEASMENPAVFEVVDHIGAGHVTSKNIGPFQAVRIMTGAQMPEECDAVVMLELAKAYEEDGKNFMSIKRSYNSGDNVSFKGEDAKKGDSLVKKGTKINPGIQAILATFGYAEVPVAKKPVIGLFATGTELLEVHEPLQPGKIRNSNAHMITAQIERAGAEVIYYGKLPDEFDTCFDAVKEALNSVDILITTGGVSVGDFDYLPGIYEKLGAEVLFNKVAMRPGSVTTVAQHEGKLLFGLSGNPSACYVGFELFARPIIRKMLFSEKPHLRKETAELVAEFPKANPFTRFVRTAVNYSGGRLVAAPSGVDKSNIVMSLAGANSLMILPGGTRGYGMGDIVEVLLLEDHEGSEWPW, encoded by the coding sequence ATGCTGGAAAAAAGAACTCCCATTCCTGTTGGGGAAGCAGTAAAAAAAATCATGGCCTATCAATTAAAAGGAAGTGCAGAATACATATCCATTAATGAAAGCAACGGTCGTTTTCTTGCAGAAGACTTAAAAGCGACCCATGATGTCCCTCATTTTGACCGATCACCATATGATGGATTTGCTGTTCGTTCAGCAGATACAAAGGAAGCTTCAATGGAAAATCCCGCAGTATTTGAGGTAGTAGATCATATTGGCGCAGGGCATGTAACTTCCAAAAACATTGGTCCATTCCAGGCTGTGAGAATTATGACTGGTGCGCAAATGCCTGAAGAATGTGATGCCGTAGTAATGCTCGAGCTGGCAAAAGCATATGAAGAAGACGGTAAGAATTTTATGTCCATTAAACGCTCCTATAATAGTGGAGACAATGTTTCCTTCAAGGGCGAAGATGCGAAAAAAGGAGATTCACTGGTCAAGAAGGGGACAAAAATCAACCCGGGAATTCAGGCTATTCTTGCTACCTTTGGCTATGCCGAAGTACCGGTTGCAAAGAAGCCTGTTATCGGATTATTTGCAACAGGCACAGAGCTATTGGAAGTACACGAACCGCTGCAGCCAGGGAAAATCAGAAACAGCAATGCCCATATGATTACAGCCCAAATTGAAAGGGCTGGGGCGGAAGTTATTTATTATGGAAAGCTCCCTGATGAATTTGATACATGTTTCGATGCTGTGAAAGAAGCATTGAACAGCGTGGATATACTGATTACTACTGGCGGTGTATCTGTAGGCGATTTTGATTATCTGCCGGGCATTTACGAAAAGCTTGGGGCAGAGGTCCTTTTCAATAAAGTTGCGATGCGGCCCGGAAGTGTGACTACAGTTGCCCAGCATGAAGGGAAGCTTTTGTTTGGACTTTCCGGAAATCCTTCTGCCTGCTATGTCGGATTTGAGCTTTTTGCAAGACCGATTATCCGGAAAATGCTGTTCTCTGAGAAGCCGCATTTAAGAAAAGAAACTGCAGAGCTCGTGGCTGAGTTTCCAAAAGCAAATCCATTTACACGATTTGTCCGGACAGCTGTGAATTATTCAGGAGGCAGACTGGTTGCGGCGCCAAGCGGAGTGGATAAATCAAACATTGTGATGAGTCTCGCCGGCGCGAATTCACTAATGATTCTGCCCGGCGGAACTAGAGGCTATGGCATGGGCGACATTGTTGAGGTGCTATTGCTTGAGGACCATGAAGGAAGCGAATGGCCATGGTAA
- the ric gene encoding iron-sulfur cluster repair di-iron protein: MTIHLTEDRLVKDIVNEFPKTSDVFKRHRIDFCCGGNIPLVRAVSDQSADMEVLIKELNEVIQKENQTDDLEVWTDSASEDIIEHVINRYHRPLEEELSLLSPYVTKVSRVHGESHEELLKVHQLFFELKHELLEHTSKEEESVFPMLLKLEDPQVENRKEIISYIRELEKEHDHAGSILKELREITSDYTPPSDACGSYRLVYKRLEDLESQTFMHVHLENNILFPRYL; this comes from the coding sequence ATGACCATACATCTTACAGAAGACCGTCTGGTAAAAGATATTGTAAATGAATTTCCAAAGACAAGTGATGTTTTTAAACGTCATCGCATTGATTTTTGCTGCGGTGGAAATATTCCGCTGGTGCGTGCAGTTTCTGATCAGTCTGCAGATATGGAGGTTCTGATAAAAGAACTGAACGAGGTTATTCAGAAGGAAAACCAAACCGATGATTTAGAGGTTTGGACAGACAGTGCATCAGAAGACATTATTGAACATGTGATCAATCGATATCATCGTCCTCTTGAGGAGGAACTATCGCTATTAAGCCCGTATGTAACAAAGGTTTCAAGAGTCCATGGAGAAAGCCATGAGGAGCTTTTAAAAGTCCACCAATTATTCTTTGAGCTGAAGCATGAGCTTCTTGAACATACTTCTAAAGAGGAAGAGTCAGTTTTTCCAATGCTCCTGAAGCTTGAAGATCCTCAGGTTGAAAATCGCAAAGAAATCATCAGCTATATCCGGGAGCTTGAGAAAGAGCATGATCATGCAGGTTCAATTTTAAAGGAATTAAGAGAAATTACATCTGATTATACTCCACCTTCAGATGCATGCGGATCGTACCGTCTAGTGTATAAGCGGCTGGAAGATCTGGAAAGCCAAACCTTCATGCATGTTCACCTTGAGAATAACATTCTTTTTCCAAGATATTTATAA
- a CDS encoding TIGR04053 family radical SAM/SPASM domain-containing protein: MGFDRDFNKDPFIVIWELTRACQLKCLHCRAEAQYRRDPRELSFDEGKYLIDQIKEMNNPMLVFTGGDPLMRQDVFDIAEYAVKKGVRVSMTPSATPNVTKEAIEKAKEVGLARWAFSLDGPKAEIHDHFRGTAGSFDLTIERIKYLHELEIPVQINTVISRYNIDYLEEMAKVVEELKCVLWSVFFLVPTGRGQETDMISPVEHEMVFTWLYNLSKKVTFDIKTTAAQHYRRVVIQQKMKEAKAQNEDIQYLDALTQQGLTGSIDGLGRAPKGVNDGNGFVFISHIGDVYPSGLLPVKAGNVREQPLAEIYRESPIFKDLRNPDKYKGKCGQCEFRYVCGGSRSRAFAMTGDYMESEPFCVYIPKALRKKAAKS; the protein is encoded by the coding sequence ATGGGATTTGATAGAGATTTTAATAAAGACCCTTTTATTGTGATATGGGAATTAACAAGGGCATGCCAGCTAAAATGTCTGCATTGCCGTGCGGAAGCGCAATACAGGAGAGATCCGCGAGAGCTTTCCTTTGATGAAGGGAAGTATTTGATTGACCAAATCAAGGAAATGAACAACCCTATGCTTGTTTTTACGGGTGGTGATCCATTAATGAGGCAGGATGTATTCGACATTGCCGAATATGCTGTAAAAAAAGGCGTGCGTGTGTCAATGACGCCCAGTGCGACACCGAATGTAACAAAAGAAGCTATTGAAAAAGCCAAAGAGGTCGGCTTAGCTCGATGGGCTTTCAGCCTTGATGGGCCAAAAGCGGAAATCCATGACCATTTTAGAGGTACTGCCGGTTCCTTTGATTTAACGATCGAAAGGATTAAATATTTGCACGAGCTTGAAATTCCAGTCCAGATTAATACAGTTATTTCGCGTTATAATATCGATTATCTTGAGGAAATGGCTAAAGTTGTAGAAGAACTCAAATGTGTTCTTTGGAGTGTGTTCTTCCTCGTCCCAACAGGGAGAGGGCAGGAAACAGATATGATTTCTCCGGTTGAACATGAGATGGTATTTACATGGCTGTATAACTTAAGCAAAAAAGTTACTTTCGATATCAAGACAACAGCTGCCCAGCATTACCGCCGAGTGGTCATTCAGCAAAAAATGAAGGAAGCGAAGGCTCAGAATGAGGACATTCAATATCTCGATGCACTTACACAGCAAGGGCTAACGGGTTCTATAGATGGTTTAGGCAGGGCTCCTAAAGGTGTGAATGACGGAAATGGATTTGTTTTCATTTCACATATTGGGGATGTTTATCCTAGCGGGCTTCTGCCTGTTAAAGCAGGGAATGTAAGGGAACAGCCACTTGCTGAAATATACAGGGAATCGCCAATTTTTAAAGACCTCAGAAATCCTGATAAATATAAAGGGAAATGCGGACAATGCGAGTTCCGTTATGTATGCGGGGGATCCAGGTCACGGGCATTTGCCATGACAGGGGATTATATGGAAAGCGAGCCGTTTTGTGTTTATATTCCAAAGGCACTTAGAAAGAAAGCGGCAAAATCATAA
- a CDS encoding metal-sulfur cluster assembly factor, with protein sequence MDQDLKDSIMGALELVVDPELGIDIVNLGLVYDVKMEEEGKAVVDMTLTSMGCPLAGTIVEQVKSALADIPEVKDTEVNIVWNPPWSKDRMSRYAKIALGVQ encoded by the coding sequence ATGGACCAGGATTTAAAAGACAGCATCATGGGTGCACTTGAACTTGTTGTTGACCCGGAGCTGGGGATAGATATTGTGAACTTAGGCTTAGTATATGATGTGAAAATGGAAGAGGAAGGTAAAGCCGTGGTAGATATGACTCTTACTTCCATGGGGTGTCCTTTGGCAGGAACAATTGTTGAGCAAGTAAAGTCAGCATTGGCTGATATTCCCGAAGTAAAGGACACTGAAGTGAACATTGTCTGGAACCCGCCTTGGTCTAAAGACAGAATGTCCCGCTATGCAAAAATTGCACTTGGCGTACAATAA
- a CDS encoding alpha/beta fold hydrolase yields the protein MVVIEHKHIKEIPVLELARQEVKGERLPFIIFVHGFTSAKEHNLHYAYLLAEKGFRVVLPDTLLHGERSEGLSGSDLNFRLWDIVLNTIAELNIIRDVYEDADLIDKGRIGLVGTSMGGIVTLGALTQYEWVKAAVSLMGMPYYEKFAQLQLDELKKNNIKIPLSSEELADLLGTLRERDLSLQPEKLGGRPLMFWHGKKDPVVPYSYTYQFYETIQPLYSDSPENLMFISDEQAGHKVSREGLLETVKWFGEHL from the coding sequence GTGGTTGTTATTGAACATAAGCATATCAAAGAAATTCCTGTTCTTGAACTGGCCAGACAGGAAGTAAAAGGGGAACGCTTGCCTTTTATTATTTTCGTTCATGGCTTTACGAGTGCCAAAGAACATAATCTGCATTATGCCTATCTGCTAGCTGAAAAAGGGTTCAGGGTGGTGCTTCCAGACACCTTGCTTCATGGGGAAAGATCTGAAGGTTTATCAGGCAGCGATTTAAATTTCAGGCTATGGGATATTGTTCTAAATACAATTGCGGAATTGAACATAATCAGGGATGTCTATGAGGATGCAGATCTGATCGACAAGGGAAGAATAGGGCTTGTGGGCACCTCCATGGGAGGAATAGTCACTTTGGGCGCCTTGACCCAGTATGAGTGGGTCAAAGCTGCAGTAAGCCTTATGGGTATGCCGTATTATGAAAAATTTGCTCAGCTTCAGCTGGATGAATTGAAGAAGAATAATATTAAAATTCCGCTTTCAAGCGAAGAACTAGCAGATCTGCTGGGGACCTTAAGGGAGCGGGATCTAAGTCTTCAGCCTGAAAAACTTGGAGGAAGGCCGCTTATGTTCTGGCATGGCAAAAAAGACCCGGTTGTGCCTTATTCCTATACATACCAATTTTATGAGACCATCCAGCCCTTATATAGTGACTCACCTGAAAACCTCATGTTTATATCAGATGAACAGGCGGGGCACAAAGTAAGCAGGGAAGGGCTGCTGGAAACGGTTAAATGGTTTGGGGAACATCTATAA
- a CDS encoding Cof-type HAD-IIB family hydrolase, whose amino-acid sequence MAEKHLIALDLDGTLLKDDKTISAKTKMIIQKAREQGHEVMIATGRPFRSSEIYYREMGLTTPIVNFNGAYIHHPKDHNWGVYHTPLQMDVAKEIVEAVNSYTVHNIVAEVIDDVYLHYHDEKLLDIFGFGDPKITTGDLRNYLNDNPTSMLIHTDEEHVKTIRAHLSEVHAEVIDHRRWAAPWHVIEIVKTGLNKAVGLQKAADYFQIPPERIIAFGDEDNDLEMLEYAGYGIAMGNAIDQVKNIANEVTLTNEEDGIGIYLNELLNLKAL is encoded by the coding sequence ATGGCAGAAAAACATTTAATTGCACTGGACCTTGATGGAACATTATTAAAAGATGACAAAACCATCTCAGCTAAAACTAAAATGATTATTCAAAAGGCACGCGAACAAGGACATGAAGTGATGATTGCCACCGGAAGGCCATTTCGCTCCAGCGAAATTTATTATCGTGAAATGGGATTGACTACGCCAATTGTCAATTTCAATGGTGCTTACATACATCATCCTAAAGATCATAATTGGGGAGTTTATCATACACCTCTGCAAATGGACGTTGCAAAGGAAATTGTAGAAGCCGTTAATAGCTATACAGTGCATAATATTGTAGCAGAAGTTATAGATGATGTTTACCTGCATTACCATGATGAAAAGCTTCTGGATATCTTCGGTTTTGGCGATCCCAAAATTACGACTGGAGATTTACGCAATTATCTTAATGATAATCCGACAAGCATGCTGATCCACACAGATGAAGAACATGTAAAAACAATTAGAGCCCATCTTTCCGAAGTCCATGCCGAAGTGATTGATCACCGTCGCTGGGCGGCTCCATGGCATGTCATTGAAATCGTAAAAACAGGGCTGAATAAAGCTGTTGGCCTCCAAAAAGCAGCTGATTACTTCCAAATACCGCCTGAGCGGATCATAGCTTTCGGTGATGAAGACAATGATCTTGAAATGCTTGAATATGCAGGCTACGGGATTGCCATGGGCAATGCTATTGACCAGGTGAAAAATATTGCCAATGAAGTCACCTTAACCAACGAGGAGGATGGAATCGGAATCTATTTAAATGAATTATTAAACCTTAAAGCACTATAA
- a CDS encoding DUF3813 domain-containing protein, translated as MGNRLFQEARKYVEIAKSSAGEETVSRAKNALSSAFANSTAAEQAQLREMQQELEQYSQNR; from the coding sequence ATGGGAAACAGATTATTTCAGGAAGCCAGAAAATATGTGGAAATAGCTAAAAGTTCTGCAGGCGAAGAAACTGTTTCCCGTGCGAAAAATGCTTTAAGTTCCGCGTTTGCCAATTCCACGGCGGCTGAACAGGCACAGCTGCGGGAGATGCAGCAGGAGCTTGAGCAATATTCGCAGAATCGCTAA
- a CDS encoding BsuPI-related putative proteinase inhibitor: protein MLRLLTAAALIIFTMPLQSFEASKKEMPFDFKVMPQAGTETMEIELLLRNTANYPLSFEFRTSQFYEVNILNQNGEMVYSSSEGKAFLQAIQTIAVKPDEFKVWKEQWDYRHNGKRVKEGEYIVKARLLASNLNGKELETKAESEASVYIPGQNPAFRHVKVTGENGLYSVSIEGRPKNGKLWYTVEDGHNELLPEKGVSALSNNWENYNIKVSIPADKLPENGSVILHLYEKSHNDGHIINPFPVILERR, encoded by the coding sequence ATGCTTCGGCTTTTGACTGCTGCTGCTCTGATTATCTTCACTATGCCTTTGCAAAGTTTTGAAGCTTCTAAAAAGGAAATGCCATTTGATTTTAAAGTAATGCCTCAAGCAGGAACGGAAACAATGGAGATAGAATTGCTTCTGAGGAATACTGCCAATTACCCGCTAAGCTTTGAGTTTAGGACTTCCCAATTTTACGAAGTAAATATATTAAATCAAAATGGCGAAATGGTATATTCCTCTTCAGAAGGTAAAGCATTTTTACAAGCTATACAGACCATTGCCGTCAAACCGGATGAATTCAAGGTGTGGAAAGAGCAGTGGGATTATCGGCACAATGGCAAAAGAGTAAAGGAAGGGGAGTACATTGTAAAAGCCAGGCTTTTGGCATCAAACTTAAATGGCAAAGAACTGGAGACCAAAGCGGAATCAGAAGCCTCTGTCTATATCCCAGGACAAAATCCTGCCTTTCGCCATGTTAAGGTTACTGGAGAGAATGGCTTATATTCAGTATCAATTGAAGGGCGTCCAAAAAACGGAAAGCTATGGTATACAGTTGAAGATGGCCATAATGAACTGCTGCCTGAAAAGGGAGTATCAGCTCTTTCAAATAACTGGGAGAACTATAATATAAAAGTAAGCATTCCTGCTGATAAATTGCCTGAAAACGGATCAGTGATTTTGCATTTATATGAAAAAAGCCATAATGACGGACATATTATAAATCCCTTTCCTGTTATCCTGGAAAGGAGGTAA
- a CDS encoding DegV family protein, with the protein MSVKILADSACDLPLSFYEENGVTLFPLKVQLNDTEYEDLVTIEPKDVYDAIREGQVPKTSQVSPLHFEETFMKMAEQNEDGIYVSFSSGLSGTYQTAVMILEQVKEKYPDFKLSIIDSKAASLGYGLIVKAAAANAQSGASKEDIQQDIELRCRHLESLFTVNDLEYLAKGGRVSKASAFLGGLLNIKPLLTVEDGKLVPIEKLRGKKKLLRRIIELMKENGTSFENQTVGISHADDEDTALEMQKLILEELKAKEVYITSIGSAIGSHTGPGTIAIFYQKQI; encoded by the coding sequence ATGTCAGTAAAAATTTTAGCTGACAGTGCGTGTGATCTGCCGCTAAGCTTTTATGAAGAAAATGGCGTCACACTTTTCCCATTAAAGGTTCAACTGAATGATACAGAATATGAAGATTTAGTCACCATAGAACCTAAGGATGTTTATGATGCTATCCGTGAGGGCCAGGTGCCTAAAACATCTCAGGTATCCCCTCTCCATTTTGAGGAAACGTTCATGAAGATGGCAGAACAAAATGAAGACGGCATTTATGTTTCTTTTTCCTCCGGACTCTCAGGTACATACCAGACCGCTGTAATGATTTTGGAGCAAGTAAAAGAGAAATACCCGGATTTCAAATTATCCATTATCGATTCTAAGGCGGCTTCATTGGGATATGGATTAATCGTTAAGGCAGCGGCTGCTAACGCACAATCAGGCGCATCCAAGGAAGACATACAGCAAGATATCGAACTTCGATGCCGGCACCTCGAGAGTTTATTCACTGTAAATGATCTCGAATACCTGGCAAAAGGCGGCCGTGTTTCTAAAGCTTCCGCATTTCTAGGCGGACTTTTGAACATTAAACCTCTGCTAACTGTAGAAGATGGCAAACTTGTACCGATTGAGAAACTGCGCGGCAAGAAAAAGCTTCTTCGCCGCATCATTGAGCTGATGAAAGAAAATGGGACTTCGTTTGAGAATCAGACGGTCGGCATCAGCCATGCTGATGATGAAGACACAGCTCTTGAAATGCAAAAATTAATCCTGGAAGAGCTAAAAGCCAAAGAAGTCTATATTACATCCATAGGCTCTGCAATCGGGTCCCATACGGGTCCAGGAACAATTGCGATTTTCTACCAAAAGCAAATATAA
- a CDS encoding DUF3941 domain-containing protein, translating into MPHTSDNDKKAKDNNALLHEKNMMREKNRKAGKNQYSKKTDHL; encoded by the coding sequence ATGCCGCATACTTCCGATAATGATAAAAAAGCAAAAGACAATAATGCGCTTCTTCACGAAAAAAATATGATGCGCGAGAAAAACCGCAAAGCCGGGAAAAACCAATATTCCAAAAAGACAGATCATCTATAA
- a CDS encoding CvfB family protein: protein MALEENLGRAAKLIVSREAAFGYFLTDGEEDVLLHQNETDEKLEEGQEVEAFLYMDSQGRIAATTVIPEVQAGTYGWAHVSDVKPGIGVFINIGIQKDMLLGEEDLPVHEAVWPIEGDRLYITLRVNKNNRIYVKMATDPVITDISIKAAKSDFNKNIHGHIYRTAKVGSWIFTAEGFKGFIHESQRKREPRLGEKVEGRIVDVKEDGTVNVSLIPRKHEVLDDDSEKILSYLESRNGAMPFGDKSAPEDIQDRFQLSKASFKRALGRLMKEGKVYQEDGWTYIKKD, encoded by the coding sequence ATGGCTTTAGAAGAGAATTTAGGCCGTGCTGCTAAACTGATTGTTTCAAGGGAAGCGGCTTTTGGCTATTTTTTGACGGATGGAGAGGAAGATGTTCTTCTTCATCAGAACGAGACAGATGAAAAGCTGGAGGAAGGACAGGAAGTCGAGGCTTTTCTTTATATGGACTCGCAGGGAAGAATTGCAGCAACAACTGTGATTCCGGAAGTTCAGGCTGGTACATATGGATGGGCGCATGTAAGTGATGTAAAGCCCGGCATCGGTGTATTTATCAACATCGGCATTCAGAAGGACATGCTCCTCGGTGAGGAAGATTTGCCTGTACATGAAGCCGTCTGGCCGATTGAAGGGGATAGGTTATACATTACACTCCGGGTGAATAAGAATAACAGAATTTATGTAAAAATGGCTACTGATCCTGTCATTACAGATATTTCAATAAAGGCAGCCAAAAGTGATTTTAATAAGAATATTCACGGACATATATATAGAACTGCAAAGGTTGGGAGCTGGATTTTTACAGCTGAGGGCTTTAAAGGCTTTATCCATGAATCCCAGCGCAAAAGGGAGCCCCGTCTTGGCGAAAAAGTTGAGGGACGGATTGTTGATGTGAAAGAGGACGGAACAGTGAATGTTTCCCTTATACCCAGAAAACATGAGGTATTGGACGATGATTCCGAAAAAATCCTATCTTATCTTGAAAGCCGCAATGGTGCGATGCCATTTGGCGATAAAAGCGCGCCAGAAGATATACAGGATCGTTTTCAGCTAAGCAAAGCTTCTTTTAAAAGGGCTTTGGGAAGGCTTATGAAGGAAGGCAAGGTTTATCAGGAAGATGGATGGACATATATAAAGAAAGACTAA